The following proteins are co-located in the Castanea sativa cultivar Marrone di Chiusa Pesio chromosome 8, ASM4071231v1 genome:
- the LOC142607771 gene encoding fasciclin-like arabinogalactan protein 12 translates to MAKQVLSLSLLLVFLFHCTTTSGQPAQAPTLPAVAPAAPANAPAPPGPPDVTKILQKVGGFTILIRLLKSTGVADQLRGQLNDSNIRFTLFAPNDNAFSNLKSGTLNSLNNEEKVRLIQFHILPTYYTLENFQTVSNPVRTQAGDNKPGDYPLNVSSVGSQVNISTGLVNASVSGTLYSNFQLAIYQVDKVLLPLDLFVAKPPSPAPAPAPTKPKPKKTTAAGSPKTGTTATPTVVNSGAVSLAIHGMLVSIGVAVFIAAFTL, encoded by the coding sequence ATGGCCAAACAAGTTCTCTCCCTTTCACTTCTACTTGTTTTTCTCTTCCACTGCACCACAACTTCAGGCCAGCCAGCTCAGGCCCCGACGCTGCCTGCAGTGGCTCCGGCTGCACCTGCCAATGCTCCGGCTCCACCCGGCCCCCCTGACGTCACCAAAATCCTCCAAAAAGTCGGAGGGTTCACGATCCTAATCCGCCTCTTAAAGAGCACCGGAGTGGCTGACCAACTCAGAGGGCAGCTCAACGATTCAAACATTCGTTTCACTCTTTTTGCTCCAAACGATAATGCATTTTCCAACCTCAAATCTGGCACTCTAAACTCTCTCAATAACGAAGAAAAGGTCCGACTTATACAGTTTCATATCTTGCCCACTTATTATACTTTGGAAAACTTCCAAACTGTGAGCAACCCAGTGCGAACACAGGCAGGAGATAACAAACCCGGTGATTACCCACTAAATGTGAGTAGTGTTGGAAGCCAAGTAAATATTTCGACTGGCCTTGTCAATGCTTCAGTGAGTGGTACTCTTTATTCGAATTTTCAGCTTGCTATATATCAAGTAGACAAAGTTCTTCTTCCTCTTGACCTTTTTGTTGCAAAGCCTCCATCGCCAGCTCCAGCCCCAGCCCCAACCAAGCCCAAGCCAAAGAAGACTACGGCAGCAGGCAGTCCAAAGACGGGTACTACTGCTACTCCTACAGTGGTTAATTCTGGTGCAGTGAGTCTCGCAATCCATGGAATGTTGGTGTCGATTGGAGTTGCGGTTTTCATCGCAGCATTTACTTTGTGA
- the LOC142607770 gene encoding fasciclin-like arabinogalactan protein 12, with protein sequence MAKQAFFSLSLLLVFLFHCTTTSGQPAPAPKLPAVAPSGPATPGPPDVAKILQKIGGFTILIRLLKSTGVSDQLRGQLNDSNIRFTLFAANDNAFANLKAGTLNSLNNEEKVRLVQFHILPTYYTLQNFQTVSNPLRTQAGDNKPGDYPLNVTSMGNQVNISTGLVNATVSGTLYSNFQLAIYQVDKVLLPLDLFVQKVPSPAPALAPAPAIIKPKPKPKKTPIAASPKTSTTTATPTVVNSGADSLATHGILVPIGVAVFIAALSL encoded by the coding sequence ATGGCCAAACAAGCTTTCTTCTCACTCTCACTTTTACTTGTTTTTCTCTTCCACTGCACCACCACTTCAGGCCAGCCAGCTCCGGCCCCAAAGCTGCCTGCTGTGGCTCCGTCTGGACCGGCTACACCCGGGCCCCCTGATGTCGCCAAAATCCTTCAAAAGATTGGTGGGTTCACCATCCTAATCCGCCTCTTAAAGAGCACTGGAGTGTCTGATCAACTCAGAGGGCAGCTCAACGATTCAAACATTCGTTTCACTCTTTTTGCTGCAAACGATAATGCATTTGCCAACCTCAAAGCCGGCACTCTAAACTCTCTCAATAACGAAGAAAAGGTCCGACTTGTACAGTTTCATATCTTGCCCACTTATTATACTTTGCAAAACTTCCAAACTGTGAGCAACCCATTGCGAACACAAGCAGGAGATAATAAACCTGGTGATTACCCACTTAATGTGACCAGTATGGGAAACCAAGTAAACATTTCGACTGGCCTTGTCAATGCCACAGTGAGTGGTACTCTATATTCGAATTTTCAGCTTGCTATTTATCAAGTAGACAAAGTGCTTCTTCCTCTTGACCTTTTTGTTCAAAAGGTTCCATCACCAGCTCCAGCACTGGCTCCCGCCCCGGCTATAATCAAGCCTAAGCCTAAGCCTAAGAAGACGCCGATAGCAGCCAGTCCAAAGACCAGTACTACTACTGCCACTCCTACAGTGGTTAATTCGGGTGCAGATAGTCTGGCAACCCATGGAATATTGGTGCCCATTGGAGTTGCGGTTTTCATTGCAGCATTGTCTTTGTGA